In one window of Methanosarcinales archaeon DNA:
- a CDS encoding DUF72 domain-containing protein: protein MSEYKIGAGGWAYFNIPGMDPLKAYSQAFDFVEVNTTFYQTPSREMV, encoded by the coding sequence ATGTCTGAATATAAGATCGGGGCTGGTGGTTGGGCATATTTCAACATACCGGGCATGGATCCACTAAAAGCTTATTCACAGGCCTTCGATTTCGTGGAAGTGAATACCACCTTTTATCAGACCCCATCCCGGGAAATGGTGG